One genomic region from Deltaproteobacteria bacterium encodes:
- a CDS encoding OmpA family protein, with product MKKITSLLFVFIAVFIMGANGLAEVKAKTYSFTPFVGLYTFGKDSEGLKNQAVSGLRLGYDITRNWGLEGSFEYLKTEYSDPALTSSTNVFAYRLETLYHLYPERRLSPHLAVGAGGRSVSYKHELMNDRNHGVIDYGAGLKYFLYSNIALRADVRHLILLNDNISNVEYTLGATIYFGGPSQPTAPVVVDSDNDGVSDNYDKCPGTPIGVKVDQDGCPLDSDKDGVTDNLDKCPGTPEGVKVDQDGCPLDSDKDGVPDYLDKCPGTPAGVKVDQYGCPPPPPPVEQLQEVRAEAPAAAAIVETKEQVAAAAVAKEMFEKGRATIKVEFDTNKAVIKPVFDKEIQKFADVMKNYPDLKVVIEGHTDNVGGKVPNEKLSAKRADSVKSYLTKKFGIAESRVTAKGYGMSKPLDSNKTKAGRQKNRRVEAAVDYTIKK from the coding sequence ATGAAAAAAATCACAAGCTTGTTATTTGTTTTTATTGCTGTCTTTATCATGGGAGCAAATGGCCTGGCAGAGGTTAAGGCCAAGACGTACTCCTTCACGCCTTTTGTCGGACTATACACGTTCGGAAAAGACTCTGAGGGCCTGAAAAACCAAGCGGTTTCCGGTCTCCGCTTAGGTTACGATATCACCAGGAATTGGGGCCTGGAAGGTAGTTTTGAATATCTGAAAACGGAATATTCCGACCCGGCTTTAACATCCAGTACCAATGTTTTTGCGTACCGGCTGGAGACCCTTTATCACCTCTATCCGGAACGCCGGCTTTCACCACACCTTGCCGTGGGTGCGGGGGGCAGAAGCGTCAGTTATAAGCACGAGCTGATGAATGACCGGAATCATGGTGTCATTGATTACGGGGCAGGGCTGAAGTATTTCCTCTACAGTAATATAGCTCTCCGTGCGGACGTACGGCACCTGATTCTGTTGAATGACAATATTAGCAACGTGGAATACACCCTGGGCGCAACCATCTATTTCGGCGGCCCCAGTCAGCCCACGGCGCCAGTCGTTGTTGATTCTGATAACGATGGCGTATCAGACAATTACGATAAATGCCCCGGTACGCCAATAGGCGTCAAAGTTGATCAGGACGGTTGTCCTCTGGATTCCGATAAGGACGGCGTTACCGACAATCTGGACAAGTGTCCCGGTACGCCGGAAGGTGTGAAGGTTGATCAGGACGGTTGTCCTCTCGATTCCGATAAGGACGGTGTTCCCGACTATCTCGATAAGTGCCCCGGCACGCCGGCAGGCGTGAAGGTGGATCAGTACGGTTGCCCACCACCCCCACCACCGGTGGAACAGCTTCAGGAAGTTCGAGCGGAAGCGCCGGCGGCGGCCGCCATAGTGGAGACGAAAGAACAAGTAGCAGCGGCAGCGGTTGCCAAGGAAATGTTCGAGAAAGGCCGGGCGACCATCAAAGTCGAGTTCGATACCAACAAGGCGGTCATAAAACCCGTGTTTGATAAAGAAATTCAGAAATTTGCCGATGTCATGAAAAATTACCCAGATCTCAAAGTGGTTATTGAGGGACATACGGACAATGTCGGCGGCAAAGTTCCTAATGAGAAGCTTTCCGCGAAACGGGCCGACAGCGTTAAAAGCTATTTGACGAAGAAGTTCGGCATAGCAGAATCACGCGTGACGGCCAAAGGCTACGGTATGTCCAAGCCGCTTGACAGCAATAAGACGAAAGCGGGCAGGCAGAAAAACCGCCGGGTTGAAGCGGCAGTAGATTATACAATCAAGAAGTAA
- a CDS encoding DUF362 domain-containing protein: protein MNRRKFLQATAAAGLGLSLPPSLSNLVAATPPAKIDLVVVQGSSAAQITRAAIEALGGIRKFISRGDVVVVKPNIGWDRLPEQAANTNPEVVAEVVRLCIEAGAKKVKVFDRPVNDARRCYVQSGIAATAGAAGAEVSYMDDRKFRDMEIKGIVLSSWPLYTEVIEADKVINIPIAKRHGEAKLTLSMKNWMGVMGGSRYRIHQKLDASIVDVAMKIKSTLTVLDAVRILTGNGPQGGDLRDVKRLDTVIAGTDQVAIDSYGATLFGMKGSDLGYVRLGQEAGFGKMDLAKLAIRKI, encoded by the coding sequence ATGAACCGGAGAAAATTTTTGCAGGCAACGGCAGCAGCCGGGCTTGGCCTCTCCCTGCCGCCCTCTCTATCGAATCTCGTCGCTGCCACGCCGCCGGCGAAGATAGACCTGGTTGTAGTGCAGGGCTCTTCCGCCGCGCAGATCACGCGGGCAGCCATAGAAGCCCTTGGCGGCATCAGGAAATTCATTTCCCGTGGCGATGTCGTCGTGGTGAAACCCAATATTGGCTGGGACCGCCTCCCCGAGCAGGCAGCCAACACGAATCCGGAGGTTGTCGCCGAGGTGGTGCGTCTCTGTATCGAAGCGGGCGCCAAAAAGGTCAAGGTATTTGATCGTCCCGTAAACGATGCCAGACGGTGCTACGTCCAGAGCGGCATTGCCGCCACGGCTGGCGCCGCCGGCGCCGAAGTGAGCTATATGGACGACCGGAAATTCAGGGATATGGAGATCAAGGGCATCGTCCTCTCATCCTGGCCGCTCTACACGGAAGTTATCGAGGCCGACAAGGTAATCAACATCCCCATCGCCAAACGCCACGGCGAGGCTAAACTCACTCTGTCCATGAAGAACTGGATGGGCGTCATGGGCGGGTCAAGGTATCGGATCCACCAGAAACTCGACGCCAGCATTGTGGATGTGGCGATGAAGATCAAATCCACCCTCACCGTGCTTGACGCCGTGCGCATCCTGACGGGGAACGGCCCCCAGGGCGGCGATCTCCGGGATGTAAAGCGCCTCGATACGGTCATTGCCGGGACCGATCAAGTGGCTATAGACTCCTACGGGGCCACGCTTTTCGGCATGAAGGGAAGTGACCTGGGTTACGTGCGTCTCGGGCAGGAAGCGGGATTCGGCAAAATGGATCTGGCCAAGCTGGCGATCAGAAAAATCTGA
- a CDS encoding 4Fe-4S binding protein has product MRKISARKWRMISQGFFLLLFIFLFMQTESKGNDELGYPVRLFLDFDPLVSLTTLLASHALPAAFLLSLAAIVLTIVLGRVFCGWACPLGTMNNIVGSFQKHRPGVMPRTWYRFKYYVLIFLVVSSLFKLQFAGIMDPLALTIRSFSVTIAPLFNYCVRAVFDAAYTANPLDISVVSEPVYDVLKKTFLSFTQPFYRQGIFIGLIFLLILGLNLWERRFWCKVICPLGALLGLLSRYSFLKLKLSEGCKECGVCATVCQGNALPDKRDQWLGTECLMCRNCDDICPAEAISFGGRRKFAAPALDLGRRRVIAAAVSGVVAVPLLRTTPFAGAGGRNPLLIRPPGSLEEKAFLARCVKCGECLKVCLTNGLQPTLLEAGLEGIWSPVLVPRLGYCEYRCTLCGQVCPTGAIKQLTMGEKARTKIGLAMIDKGRCLPWAHGRPCIVCEEVCPTPKKAIWFEDVIVTERDGRKVSLKQPHVDLELCMGCGICETKCPVLGTPAIKVTSIGESRSPENQLLLK; this is encoded by the coding sequence ATGCGCAAAATATCGGCACGGAAATGGCGCATGATCAGCCAGGGGTTCTTTCTCCTGCTGTTTATCTTCCTTTTCATGCAAACCGAGTCCAAGGGGAATGACGAGCTGGGTTATCCCGTGCGTCTCTTTCTGGACTTCGACCCGCTTGTTTCCCTCACCACCCTCCTTGCCTCGCATGCGCTGCCGGCGGCCTTCCTGCTGTCGCTGGCCGCCATCGTTTTAACGATCGTGCTGGGCCGGGTGTTCTGCGGCTGGGCCTGCCCGCTGGGGACGATGAACAATATCGTGGGTTCTTTTCAAAAACACCGCCCCGGCGTTATGCCCCGGACCTGGTATCGGTTTAAATACTACGTGCTTATTTTCCTTGTTGTATCTTCCCTTTTCAAGCTGCAGTTTGCAGGCATCATGGATCCGCTGGCGCTGACCATCCGTTCCTTTTCCGTCACCATTGCCCCTCTTTTCAATTATTGCGTCCGCGCCGTTTTCGACGCCGCCTACACGGCCAATCCCCTGGACATCAGCGTGGTTTCCGAGCCGGTCTACGACGTTCTGAAAAAAACCTTCCTGTCTTTCACGCAGCCTTTCTACCGGCAGGGAATATTCATCGGTCTTATCTTTCTGCTTATTCTCGGCCTGAACCTCTGGGAACGCCGGTTCTGGTGCAAAGTTATCTGCCCCCTCGGGGCGCTGCTCGGCCTGCTTTCCCGTTACTCGTTCCTGAAGCTCAAGCTGAGCGAAGGCTGCAAGGAATGCGGGGTCTGTGCAACCGTCTGCCAGGGCAACGCGCTGCCGGACAAGCGTGATCAGTGGTTAGGAACAGAGTGCCTGATGTGCCGGAACTGCGATGATATCTGTCCCGCGGAGGCGATAAGCTTCGGCGGCCGACGAAAATTTGCCGCCCCGGCCCTGGATCTGGGCCGAAGACGGGTAATCGCGGCTGCGGTGAGCGGTGTTGTGGCCGTTCCTCTGCTGCGGACAACACCGTTTGCCGGTGCGGGCGGCCGCAACCCCTTGCTCATCAGACCACCCGGATCGCTTGAGGAAAAGGCCTTTCTCGCCCGGTGCGTCAAATGCGGCGAGTGCCTGAAGGTCTGTCTCACCAACGGCCTCCAGCCTACGCTCTTGGAGGCCGGTCTGGAAGGCATCTGGTCGCCTGTGCTCGTGCCGCGGCTGGGTTACTGCGAATACCGTTGCACCCTCTGCGGCCAGGTCTGTCCGACCGGTGCCATCAAACAACTTACCATGGGCGAAAAGGCCCGGACAAAGATCGGCTTGGCCATGATTGACAAGGGGCGTTGCCTTCCCTGGGCTCATGGCAGGCCCTGCATCGTCTGCGAAGAGGTCTGCCCCACGCCGAAGAAGGCCATCTGGTTCGAAGACGTTATAGTGACAGAGCGGGACGGCCGGAAGGTCTCCCTGAAGCAGCCCCACGTAGATCTGGAGCTCTGCATGGGCTGCGGCATCTGCGAGACCAAATGCCCCGTGCTGGGCACGCCGGCGATCAAGGTCACGAGCATCGGCGAGAGCAGATCTCCGGAGAATCAGTTGCTGCTGAAGTGA
- a CDS encoding uracil-DNA glycosylase family protein, whose amino-acid sequence MIKLITKPDPRSKTGPFELLLNDIQNCKADSTICPALNTRQFYFEPNSQTAPYWKKEGCFTEQIDYRLMFICESPGPSAKEGSAEVPERCFGSPGDRFQKVRQQYGLANCYITNTVKCGVRQGGKHSLTEVEACRKFLVREIDLVEPAIIVAVGGNAFQTLRTEIWGHLKIAPILYQITHYSSRRNVWDAWDSEFPELLRLLTRLRPREEWGERRNIKLSDKPLKIVGEECGTRIVSELFKAGDRYVFFDIGWPDAALNPIHWIGKLVSEKDGVMVFQDDTHADIEPEPRTYTISPITTRDKYYNGGSMLDDVNEWRQWQKDNGYGEEQAKEVLQERMKGNVDIQ is encoded by the coding sequence ATGATAAAACTCATTACAAAACCTGATCCCCGCAGTAAAACAGGGCCTTTCGAGCTTCTACTCAACGACATTCAAAACTGTAAAGCTGATAGTACAATCTGCCCCGCGCTCAATACTCGTCAGTTTTATTTTGAGCCAAATAGTCAGACCGCTCCTTATTGGAAAAAAGAAGGCTGTTTTACCGAGCAAATTGATTATCGGCTGATGTTCATCTGCGAAAGCCCTGGGCCATCAGCTAAAGAAGGCAGTGCAGAAGTTCCGGAGCGCTGCTTTGGTTCTCCCGGTGACCGTTTCCAGAAGGTACGCCAACAATACGGCTTGGCTAATTGTTACATCACGAATACCGTCAAATGCGGAGTCCGCCAGGGTGGAAAGCATAGCCTGACCGAAGTTGAGGCATGCAGAAAATTCCTTGTGCGCGAAATCGATCTTGTTGAGCCAGCGATAATTGTTGCGGTAGGTGGGAACGCCTTCCAGACTTTGCGTACAGAAATTTGGGGGCATTTGAAAATAGCGCCCATCCTATACCAGATCACGCACTATTCAAGCCGTAGAAATGTATGGGATGCTTGGGATAGTGAATTTCCAGAGTTACTTAGGCTTTTAACGCGGTTACGTCCACGGGAAGAGTGGGGCGAAAGGAGAAATATCAAACTCAGCGACAAGCCATTAAAAATTGTTGGTGAAGAATGTGGTACCAGAATTGTTTCGGAATTGTTTAAGGCCGGTGACCGATATGTATTTTTTGACATCGGCTGGCCGGATGCTGCGCTGAATCCCATTCATTGGATTGGTAAGCTGGTATCCGAAAAGGATGGGGTTATGGTGTTCCAGGATGACACCCATGCAGACATTGAGCCCGAGCCCAGGACATATACGATATCTCCAATAACCACCAGGGACAAGTACTATAATGGAGGCTCTATGTTGGATGATGTCAATGAGTGGCGGCAGTGGCAGAAGGACAATGGCTATGGAGAAGAACAGGCCAAAGAGGTGCTCCAAGAAAGGATGAAGGGAAATGTGGATATTCAATAA
- a CDS encoding BrnA antitoxin family protein, producing the protein MNIKSSSKISDDAPVVTQADINRARFRVNLQDAPRKQRVNIMLDTGVIAFFKTKAGERGYQTLINETLKRSIHQEEIETLLRRIVREELASYQ; encoded by the coding sequence ATGAACATAAAATCTTCTTCGAAAATCTCTGATGACGCCCCCGTCGTTACACAGGCGGATATTAATCGCGCCCGGTTCCGCGTCAACCTTCAGGATGCCCCCCGCAAGCAAAGAGTCAATATTATGCTCGACACGGGGGTGATTGCTTTCTTCAAGACCAAGGCCGGTGAGCGTGGGTATCAGACGCTGATCAATGAAACGCTTAAACGGTCGATACACCAGGAAGAAATTGAAACCCTCCTGCGCCGCATTGTCCGCGAGGAACTGGCAAGTTACCAATAA
- a CDS encoding DUF1566 domain-containing protein — protein MVQKDRFRLLFGVFFLSAFIFVYPAFVDKVLGKEAAAASTAEQGRIKRARLAHEQRWNDLARKAQATQDQWGVTDDSFSLKQAVTEANDLKKEIAHLKGRLDDQYGEYTRNLQAAYTRQRALTKAKLPPKASPKDAVKTTKEYNKRISAYKRQEKEAVMEKTAEKLLMEENLTLARAKVEYLGQQIRLLAPFIKRLQNLQDRKFTLPEGGAMTVNLGEPDAENNRFPVHLQHGGKSWSTYWNYTDSNIAIGFYRTSIYLKAEGLFQIEETPELNPKLTAARLTHPETKETREFVLENPKILTEIDQFGKIKQEEAAAQEASKLAVRLLARKEIGKDGRFIAYDDGTVLDRGSGLMWAAKDNGSDINWQGAKSYCENYRGGGYTDWRMPTQDELMGLYDKAKGYKYACGDDAHLTELIRLTCYWTWASETSDSKAACFRFGGGGYRCSGPPSGSGFSRGLPVRSGK, from the coding sequence ATGGTTCAAAAAGACAGGTTTCGACTGTTGTTCGGCGTATTCTTTTTAAGTGCATTTATTTTTGTATATCCTGCCTTTGTGGATAAGGTCTTAGGAAAAGAAGCGGCGGCAGCCTCGACAGCGGAACAAGGCCGCATCAAGCGCGCCCGATTGGCACATGAGCAGCGCTGGAACGACCTGGCGAGGAAGGCGCAGGCGACGCAGGATCAATGGGGTGTTACCGATGACAGCTTTTCTCTGAAGCAGGCAGTGACTGAAGCGAATGACCTGAAAAAAGAAATAGCCCACCTGAAGGGTCGCCTCGATGACCAGTATGGTGAGTATACGAGAAATCTGCAGGCCGCTTACACCCGGCAACGTGCCCTGACGAAAGCAAAGCTTCCGCCCAAAGCGTCCCCGAAAGATGCCGTGAAGACCACAAAGGAGTACAATAAGAGAATATCGGCCTATAAGCGTCAGGAAAAAGAAGCGGTGATGGAAAAGACCGCGGAAAAGCTCTTAATGGAGGAGAATCTGACGCTCGCCCGGGCGAAAGTGGAGTACCTTGGACAGCAGATCCGGCTGCTGGCGCCGTTCATCAAGCGCCTCCAGAACTTGCAGGATCGTAAATTCACCCTTCCCGAGGGAGGCGCCATGACGGTTAACCTGGGCGAACCGGATGCAGAGAACAACCGGTTCCCCGTCCATCTGCAGCACGGCGGTAAATCGTGGTCAACATATTGGAATTATACGGATAGTAATATCGCCATCGGCTTCTACCGAACGAGTATTTACCTGAAGGCCGAGGGACTTTTCCAGATCGAAGAAACGCCGGAACTCAACCCAAAGCTGACGGCGGCGCGGTTGACGCATCCGGAGACGAAGGAAACGCGCGAATTCGTTCTGGAAAATCCAAAAATATTAACCGAGATCGATCAGTTCGGCAAAATTAAGCAAGAGGAGGCAGCTGCGCAGGAGGCGAGTAAATTGGCGGTAAGATTGCTTGCCCGGAAGGAAATCGGGAAAGACGGCCGGTTTATCGCTTATGATGACGGGACAGTCCTTGATAGGGGGAGCGGTTTGATGTGGGCGGCAAAAGACAATGGGTCTGATATTAACTGGCAGGGCGCCAAGAGCTATTGCGAGAATTATCGGGGGGGCGGATACACAGACTGGCGGATGCCGACGCAGGATGAGCTGATGGGCTTGTATGATAAGGCTAAGGGTTATAAGTATGCCTGCGGAGATGATGCACATTTAACAGAATTGATTCGTCTTACCTGTTATTGGACGTGGGCTTCCGAAACAAGTGATTCCAAGGCTGCCTGCTTCCGTTTCGGTGGCGGTGGCTACCGTTGCTCGGGGCCCCCGTCTGGCTCCGGCTTCTCACGTGGACTCCCGGTTCGTTCCGGCAAATAG
- a CDS encoding DUF6088 family protein, which produces MSRLVQKGTLRRLARGLYDYPTQHPIMVILAPSPDAIAQALAGKQGIRLQPSGAYAANRLGLSTQVPAGIVYLTDGPSRTVRVGNQEIRLQRTTPRSMGPADRISGLVIQALRHLGQKHVDDAVILTLQRKLSDQDKRRLMKDIAYAPAWVGKHLREIARGEA; this is translated from the coding sequence ATGTCGCGCCTGGTCCAGAAAGGCACGCTGCGCCGATTGGCACGCGGCCTCTACGATTATCCGACGCAGCACCCGATCATGGTCATTCTTGCGCCGAGTCCCGATGCTATTGCCCAGGCTCTGGCAGGCAAACAAGGTATCCGCCTCCAACCCTCTGGGGCATACGCGGCCAACCGGCTGGGTTTGTCCACACAGGTGCCCGCCGGGATTGTCTATCTGACCGACGGTCCCTCCCGCACGGTGCGGGTGGGAAATCAGGAGATTCGCCTCCAGCGGACTACGCCTCGGAGCATGGGACCAGCCGATCGTATCAGCGGTTTGGTCATTCAAGCGCTGCGGCACCTGGGCCAAAAGCATGTGGATGATGCCGTGATCCTGACCCTGCAACGCAAACTGAGTGATCAAGACAAGAGACGGCTGATGAAGGACATCGCCTATGCACCCGCGTGGGTGGGCAAGCATCTGCGGGAGATTGCCCGGGGAGAGGCCTGA
- a CDS encoding SEC-C metal-binding domain-containing protein, whose amino-acid sequence MEKISRNEPCPCGSGRKYKKCCLLKEDELTSRHREEGTAVSRALDWLAQHYPQQVSEALDTEFFGALEETERDRLSKLSPSLQEMVHINSHEWLINDACIEVKGKRTPVRELLLGSGGLLLVPAGREWIKDMGERPLSLYEVQQVTPGVGIELADLLRPETAPVWISERSASRSLVRLDIFGTRLIRRDSGFVMSGAAYPFARVEGLACRDEILREMKGVSWNSDLAREVVSCHITDQWLEGLIAKRPLPTLVDTSTGEPIMLTTDHYRVRDWQELGALLARQPDVEGDRKEGWVRFNPLEGEIRRSRAALNPKGNDTLEVFCRTLKLAEDTRQWLENLAGKVLSYQIREMVDPRSEKALESAPASPQAEIPPEIASQLIHNYLSKFYANWTEEIIPALGNKTPRQAIKTEKGRQAVIDLLKSYEHGEARRVKNQGGEPFDFGFLWERLEIIK is encoded by the coding sequence ATGGAAAAAATCAGCCGCAACGAACCCTGCCCCTGCGGCAGCGGCAGGAAATACAAGAAGTGCTGCCTGCTGAAGGAAGATGAACTCACGTCCCGCCACCGGGAGGAGGGCACCGCGGTGTCACGCGCCCTTGACTGGCTGGCGCAGCATTACCCCCAACAGGTTTCCGAGGCTCTCGATACGGAGTTTTTCGGAGCGCTTGAAGAAACAGAGCGTGACCGTTTGAGCAAGTTATCACCGAGTCTTCAGGAGATGGTTCACATCAACTCCCACGAATGGCTCATCAATGACGCCTGTATTGAGGTGAAGGGGAAAAGGACCCCGGTGCGCGAGTTGCTCCTTGGTTCCGGCGGACTTCTGTTGGTTCCGGCGGGGCGGGAATGGATCAAGGACATGGGGGAGCGCCCCTTGAGCCTGTATGAGGTGCAGCAAGTAACGCCGGGCGTGGGAATAGAACTGGCCGACCTCCTGCGCCCCGAGACTGCGCCGGTCTGGATCAGCGAGCGATCAGCGTCGCGGTCCCTGGTTCGACTGGACATTTTTGGTACCCGCCTCATCCGGCGCGACAGCGGTTTCGTCATGTCCGGCGCCGCCTATCCGTTTGCCCGCGTCGAGGGACTGGCCTGCCGGGACGAGATCCTACGCGAAATGAAAGGAGTTTCCTGGAACTCTGACCTGGCCCGCGAAGTAGTAAGTTGCCATATCACCGACCAATGGCTTGAGGGACTTATTGCAAAACGTCCACTCCCTACACTGGTGGACACCTCCACCGGCGAGCCGATCATGCTGACTACCGACCATTACCGGGTCAGGGATTGGCAGGAGCTTGGGGCATTGCTCGCCCGGCAACCCGATGTGGAGGGTGACCGGAAGGAGGGGTGGGTGCGTTTTAACCCCCTGGAAGGGGAGATACGGCGGTCGCGGGCAGCACTCAATCCCAAAGGAAACGATACCCTGGAGGTCTTCTGCCGCACCCTGAAGCTGGCCGAAGATACGCGCCAGTGGCTGGAGAACCTTGCCGGTAAAGTTCTTAGCTACCAAATCAGGGAGATGGTCGATCCCCGCTCCGAGAAGGCTCTGGAGTCGGCCCCGGCATCACCGCAAGCGGAGATACCGCCGGAGATCGCGTCCCAACTCATCCACAACTACCTGAGTAAATTTTACGCCAACTGGACTGAGGAGATCATACCGGCTTTGGGTAACAAGACACCGCGACAGGCGATAAAAACGGAAAAAGGGCGCCAGGCGGTAATCGATCTTCTCAAGTCATACGAACATGGCGAAGCGCGCCGCGTCAAGAACCAGGGAGGGGAGCCGTTCGATTTCGGCTTTCTCTGGGAGCGTCTGGAGATAATTAAATGA
- a CDS encoding helix-turn-helix transcriptional regulator: MEKTKKNMLEKKGWKVGTTTEFLGLSSEEARYIELKLALSEHLKKQRMKKKITQEQLAKMMSSSQSRVAKMETGDPTVSLDLLVRSLLTLGASEKDLAKVITAAN; this comes from the coding sequence ATGGAAAAAACCAAAAAGAATATGCTGGAGAAAAAGGGATGGAAAGTTGGAACAACAACTGAATTTCTTGGGTTATCGTCGGAAGAGGCCAGGTATATCGAATTGAAACTGGCGCTGAGTGAACATTTGAAGAAACAGCGTATGAAGAAAAAAATTACGCAGGAGCAGTTGGCCAAGATGATGAGTTCCAGCCAGTCGCGTGTTGCAAAAATGGAAACAGGTGACCCGACTGTTTCATTGGATTTATTGGTGAGATCTCTGTTGACTTTGGGGGCTTCTGAAAAAGATTTGGCAAAAGTCATAACGGCAGCAAATTAA